GGGTGCGCATTCATCTGATACTTCACCATCAACACCACAACATCCACCATTTATGTCACCACAAAAATGGCAAgtgtttatgtattttttttatgtgttgtgatccatgttttttttagtaataaaatggtgttttaagattttatataatattatgtatttattttataaattatatttggttgtttattaaatttaaaagttgtaaaataaatatgttagaGTGTATTGGAATGTATTGGATGTATTGGGTATTGGGTGTGAATTGaggaaaatatattgaaaagagGTTTTCTGATGTGGCGCTGATGTGACAGTGTATTGGTTAGTATTGGAAGTGACCATTGGGGGtactctaataaaaaaaatatatacatggaTGATGGTGACATACGCATATACTTACATATAGGGATATCCGGATATACACCAATTTGAAAAATcactatatttaaaaaatattttataaaaattgtgcaTCACGCACGGGTATTCAAActagttataaatatatatatatatatatataattttacctGCATGGTGTGCAGTAATTAAAAGTTTGTTTAATACATACATAGAAAAGCCTTTtcatttgagaaaaaaaatgtatacatatataggttCCAATAACTATTTAACGCATTAATAAATTATTCTATaagtttattatgtaaaaagagatatgttatagttcatggtcAATTAccgtatcattattattttaaacacattacattacattttaTTAAGGGTGAACAGCaaccaaaccaaaaccaaaaacagAAAGAACCGAACCGAATACTAAGATCGAACCAAACCgaaggtttatatatatatacacacattaatttagtatatatttatatcctttcatatttattttgttatgaatATATGAGTAGTACCTTCAagtttacaataaaattttcaaaatataatcaaaataagTCGTAGCATTACGATTCTAAAATGTATTGTCCAAACCGTATGTTAGTGGATTGAATTGTTTATGTAAATATGTGTTTATAGACCATAATATATGActgtaagtatatttttattagCATCTTTTTTAATATGGCATGCAAAGGTTCGAACTTGTACAGTTTATGTTCtgttaaattttaaaggtaatgtATAAATATATGGCCACCTTAATTTGTATAGTCGTTTGCTGGTTTAAAGCTCAGGCAAAAATCAAACGATTGGAAATCAAAAAACTTTGAGTCATGTTGTAAATCaagtaaataaatattgtattattatttaagaaaGATATGACTAAGATGATAAAATATGAAAGTAAATATTTTTTGCATATATTTtgcaaaaacaatataaatttgttgaatttaaaaattattaaaaaatttttattagataaataagataaatattatttaaaaaaatatgagaaCGCCACATAAGTTATAATCCTATGTGTCAATATTATAAGAATTGTTCAGATTCCTACTATTTtattagatagatagatatatacgTATATACAATTGTCAATTTTCATACTTAGGCTATCCGGAGTGGGGCGGAATCCCCTCCTTCTCGCTTGGAACACCACCCCTCTCGCCGTTTAAGCCCCCAAAACACCTTTGGGCGGAATTTTTCTCTCGCCCAAACTCTCCTTCCAACTCTCCTTCTCGCCTGGAACACAACTCCCCTCTTTTCCCACCAAAATTTTCTTGCCACTTGGTGGATATCTTCTCCTTTTCATCTTCCCCACTCCATTTAGCCTTAGTATTAGATATATATCAACTTACcatataatgtaataatatattattatataatactccACATTGAATCATTTGAGTAAATTCATAATCTtatggataataataatatataaaaataagaacataTGAATCATTCGAACTTTACGTAATTACGTTTACTAATTTTAGTTTTATACTCTTTTTAAACTAGCCTAGATATTAAATTGAGttaataactaattatataaTGTTAATTGATTTGTTTATcttaaatttcatttatattgaaCTTTTTATTGCAGTAgctagttctttttttttaatattataatatttaatttaacttaatCAAAACCATATAACCTTTACTTGCTTAAATGTCATTAGATCATTAACTTATATTTTAACAATGCATACATAACTagattatatatcatattatatatcatattatatatatttcgtacatcgacacgtggcgtaattcTTGATCGACTTGTGTCCTTtcaatttatctattttattaaattagtttttttggttgtatatagatttaatttttttattagattcaGAATTAAATTCTAACTTTTAGTTTATGGATACAAAAcatataaccttatttgattgatcggtttctcattaataaagttgtctctgtttctttttcaattcttcaagttctattacttatattacttttaATAAGTTAGTAACACGAAGACTTCAAAAagttgagtttacgatccgaaatgcTCACAAGACTATTTGTCGTAATCCTATATGCTTACAATTTTTGATTTTGctgtgattttaaaattttaagttaaatCTAAagctttaactaaacatatgttatatttattataacttaggttcgatcatcggtttactttaaccataatttatttcatactcgcaaatcatattcaaatttctttatgatataaTCTATAGTTAACGTACATTGTatgggtattaggactagtaaaaaatatatacatggaTGATGgtgacatacacatacacatatatatagacatatagggATATCCGGATATACACCAATTTGAAAGCAAAAATGGCATTTCGGCACTAAAGATCTACCATATCTTTCCTCAGACTTGAAGATACACTGTCGTCATTCACGAGTTTTTTTGACTCATTGAAAACGGGTTTTATGAAATTGTATAGCCGAAACGTTCATTGTTATAATctactataagtatgaaagctAACCCATGACTTCTAAGATCGGGCCCGGGTCCCATTAATAATTTGTACAGAAAACTTTGAGTGGTTTATTCACTTTTACATGGTCCATTCGTtcaatttacaacatatatagaGTTCACGGGTACCCAAATATCAAAAGTTAGATGGACCTACACTTTgatcatttgtatatatatatgagctgGCTGTGGGGAGATGATGAACACCTTTTTGAAAAACTCATACCTACATATTGAATATGTATCAGAAATAATGATATTGATCACAATCTATTACGGGTATTAGACATGTGAAATATCTATCTAGTGAGAAACTAACAAATTTGTATGTATCTTTTAGAACGTTACTTGTAATAATGAGTACAATCATAACTAAATCATTACCGTCACTTGTCTATATTACAATGACACAGTGCAGCAGTTAGTGGTGTTCTTTAAGAGATGAACTTGGTGACCTGCTCTTACCCATATCGTTTTCCGATTTAAGTGCGATCatatatattcttataaaaAGCTATTTAATTAGCATTAATCATATCTTCttataaaaagtaatctaatccgCATTTCAAAACTGCATTTGATATTCAGATTTTTATAAAGAGGTAGTATCATTTTACGTTATATTCACGAATAAATGACATCATTCGTAATATGATGGACCCCAAGTTCAACAGAAATTACATCAGCTAAACCCTTTAGAAGTTGACAAGATTTTCATGACTGCATCAAAATGTACATCCTAATGCGTCAACTCACGATTTGCCATAAAGTTATCAGCCACTTTCTAAATCCGTGCCATAACCAAAAGTTTAGAAGCGTGGCAGGTGCATAGATGTAATCTAAAGCAGGCAGGTTCCAAAAATGAATGCATGTGAGGATCAGTCGTATCCAACTACTGTTTCATATGGTGCTGCGAATAAAGGGTTTTCCGTTTGAAAATTAGGAAGGCGAGTGTAACGAAAGGTGCCAAGTGTTATAGGTCTATTGGAACACGAAGCCCGTCATAACTGAGTTGTACATCTAGACCTTCGGTTTCCTTCAACTTCAAGAGACCTTCATTCACTATTTCGTGATCCATCAAATGCATCATACCTTTAACAATCacaaaaatcaagaaataatTTGATTACTAGTGCATCCATTTTAGATACATGTTACTTTCCAATATGGGTGgctattttaagtttttaactcaTGATATAGCTATTAGGGGAAATGAGTTAGATAGGGTCTAGCAGGTTAAAAGGAGCCCAAGACATAATCAAGTATTTATATCCTAAAAAGTTGCATCATTATACTAATGAACAGAATCTATGAATTTTCCAGATTAAGAAGAGATCTTTAGGTGGTTAAACAGATGAACAAAAATGTACATATAGGATAAACATACCTGTGAAAAGGGTTCTTTTTGGCTGGATTTTTCGTACTTCTTCCAAAGCCTAGGGTTAAAAGTGACATGGTCACCAACATGATAACAAAGTAATAATGAGAGGATTGAATAGAAAATACATGAAATTTAACCTTTGGAAGTCCAAAATGTGTTGAAGAAGATCGATCAGGTCTCAAAGCATCCTAAAAAGTAAAGACGCACAAAAATGGTACGAGTATATTTTATACGTCAGTTTCAAAAGTGAGCTTGGATATTCTACAAAAAGGAAAAGAGGAGGGTGGATGGGATGTGATTACCATTATAAGAATTTCACAGTCTCTTAAAAGGGGATATGTCTCTTCAGGTATTTCACTAACATCACTGCAACAATTAAATGATTAGTGTCAGAAATGATAATTAGCTGTGTCTGTGTGTATGATATGCAAAGAGCACTGGTTTCACGTTATTACCTGATGTAACACACGTTGCCAAAGCGGAAGCCCAAAGAACGGTAGTTACGGCCGTGCCACACTGGTAGCGGAGTAAACTGATGACACAACACACAAATTGTCACATTATAATAAGGTAATGTaaactaaatatattatataatactttttcCATAAACTAGTCTAGCCTTTGACCCTGAAACCCTTGCATGCACGTTTTAATTGGGTAAAAGGACTTACATGCAACTTTTAGTGCTCTATTTTATTGTTATGTTCACAAAGTAGAATTATTCGAATTCTCAATATTACAGTATTTTAAGGACCAAAGCACAATGCATAGCATCACATTTTCACTTCATTTCTAATTTGGATGATAAACaattaattgtaattgtaaataaAACATCCTACTTTTTGAAAgtcattaagtttttttttcatattctgAAACCATTCAGCTTTGTCAGAAGGTCACAAATATTtggtaaaaaaaactcaaactaATTAGATTTAAAAAAGTCTGGtgatcatatcaggaatgaagGGAATACATGGTACTATTTTCAATGTGTTTAAAAAAATCATGGATCTAAGATAGGAACAGCTTTGAAGACTAGTCTTCTAAGAAAATTTCAGGAAAAGGAAAACTCCACCTTAAGGTCATGTACTATGAACGGCTTTTCATGTATGATATCAAATTGCAACTCTGAGACTGCAGCTCCAGGTGTGACCACACTCGTGTCTACAAGATAATAATGGGTTTTTTTCATCACCTGCAGATAATTTATAAAAGGTCAACTTCCTGTAATTATTTCTACAGTAAGTGATTATATGAGAATCTATGTGTTCACTGAGATTTAACTTTGAACCTCAAAATCACGCTCGGCAACATAAATAGGAATATGAGGCTGGACATTGTTTgtccaatcacgaagatcatcCAAACCTATAACAGTAATTCCAATCAACTTCAGGGGACATGCAAAACTAGTATCATACCCTATGGAAATGTAAAACTAATACAACAAATTCAACATTGTGACCTCCAATTGCATCAGCATGAGAATGAGTTATTACCACTGCATCTAATGTTCTTATCCTgacaaaataaacaataaatggTTGACAAGTATTCTGTATTGAGAAAATGATCAAATAAAAATCTTACCCATAAGTAGGGAACCAGCGAAGAGCACTTTGGTAGAAGAACCTGTAAGGCgaaaaacaaactaaaagtcAGTTATAGCACTTCACTTCAAGAAGCAGCAGTTCCTGCCTGTTGATGTGGAAGTAAGATAACTTGTATCACCATATTGtgaatatatattgatgtgAAGAAATGGATCAAACGTCTTAAAAGTCACCTGTAGCATACTAAAATGTATTACTAAAGCTTTCTAAattgcttttaaaaaaaaatggatcaTTATATGATAATCGTGTTTTCAATCAAACATAGTACATCATTTTATTAACAGAACTCAAAGAAAAGACCAAAAAAGTCTTTGCAGGTCAACCAACACGACTTGAAGTTGCTTTGACCCATTCTAAAAAACTTTCCATCTATACTCTAACCCAGTAACCCAAGCTATAGCTGCTGAGTATAGTTGATGTGATTAGATATTAGGAAAAGGAACTTAGCAACATCTGACAAAGTTAGATAGACATCTGAGTGAAGACATTTAAGAAACAAACGTATGCAAAGTGAAAAGCATGAAGTGCTAACGAAACCAATGATGAAAGCATCTTTTACATACTTGCCCGCATCTATAAGAATATTAGATACACCAGAGGGTCTAGGATAACGAATAAGAATGCTGGTATTAAGTCTCTTATTCTTATTTCGCGGTTCCACAGCTTTTGAGCAAACCTGGAAAAACCATTGAGATACTTGTGTTGGATAGAAAATTACAATCATACGTCTTTTAAACCCGCATATTCTTACAAACGATTAAATCTGGGCTGATAAGTACCGGGCATTTCTTTAAGGGATCGGTAAGGCAGCTCACTCGTGGAATCCCTTCACTGGTTCCTGTCCCCATAAATATGATTTCGGATTGCTCGATAGATACCTGCTCTCCTTTCTGCACACCTGCAGCAGCTTTACATTATTACACTTATGTGACTATTTTTGGGCATGTATAGTGATAACGATTACGATTAtgtgattatttttttattatcaatttACACAAAACTGATTCCGATCATTCGATTATTCAAACAACATAAGCAATTCCAAACGGTCGAGCACTATCTCTTGCAGCCCAGCCCGTTTTGTCACAAGTGATTATTCCCAATCATTTAATAACTTCCAATGCCAAACAccctatatattattttaaaaggatTCCAGACATCCGAAAACCCCTTTCAAGGATCATTTGTATAACAATATATACTAGATATATGAATATGTTTGTATATTAAAGAAAAGAGCAAAGTTAGATGGGAAAGTAAACTTACTTGAAATTGAGTGCAGAGAAGCAGCTGCAGGTGAAAAATGAAACTGAAAAGGAGGACCATATTTGGAAGGTGAAACTGATAAGGGGTTAGAATTATTATGAAAAAAGGATAGGTGTCGTTGTCGGGTCAGATGAGTGAAACGGGTCGTCAAGGAAGCTCCGTTTATTACCATCTTACACTGCTAACGCTAGTTGCAGAGCCCCTTGTCCAAGAAAACCAAACCTCTTCTTACAAAATTTTACATTTCTAACCCTACAAACACAAACCCATGGTTTATTTAAGCCCCAGTACCCAACCCTCAACCGGGAATATTTAGGGCACgattggttcacagaatgttttgggaaggaatgaaatctttcaaaagaattagaatttgaaggaatggaatttgacggaatgtttttgattttttgaaaattcaagtgatggaaggaacccaaggaatggagattccatcaaatgatggaatgtttacattcctatggaatgagattccctcttctttgtgcaaccaaacgcactaaggaatgaaattcaattccaattccatcaaattctatgaaacaaacgcgaccttagTATTTCGACCACCCGCGGTTGAAAGTGAGTGTCACGTCTTACACGTCGAGTACCTTTTTCtacttttgactttttttactAGATCTTCAGCAGCGATGTCGCTGCTGAAAGTAACCAACCATTGTCTTTAttacttttgacttttgaccacACTTTCAACAGCGACGTCGCTGCCGAAGGTTGCATCAAAATCTTAAACCTGCATATAAAAAAAGATCGGCCCTTTCTTTTTGACTTTATCACTAGTTATAAACACTAGTGTTGTTCAGCATTTAATAAGCTcataaacatatttatattattaaataggAAATCCTCAACTTTTTTTACTCGactattataagaaaaaaaatgtaaatttacaattataaacaaaaattaaggaatccaaaaaataatgtaaattcTACAATTATGAACAAAATTTTAAGGAATCCTTCCCCTCCGATGTTTTGCACCAGTCCAAGTTTAATGTTATTCCACACATAATTTACAAGCAGTTTATTATTTGTGTATGTCGAATATATGAGTTCAATGGACTCCAGACCTGTGCATCAGTCACCGACTCACCGGCCCATAGAATAATAATAGGCCAGGTAATCTTTGGATGCAAAGATCAAACCACTACCCTTCTTAGTTCCTGTCGTAAATCGTCACAATAATGCCGACATGTTTGCTTGTTCACAACAATGTCTTGGCATCCCAATATAATGGAAATGGGAAAGTTTCAGATGATTGTTAAAGTCTTTTTCTTGACAAATTAAGATGCAAGCAACATCCAAAATTTAACTTATGCACCTGCTGGTCTAATTGAGTTGTCGCCGACCTTCACACTATATGCTTAATTGTATATAAGATGCAAGAAATGGTAATGAACAGGTTATAATAGTATAATGACCAACTACTTCGAAGTTAGCACTTAGTAAAACTGCATAGCGGAACACTACAAAGTTAGTCCAGTATCAgaaatagaattaaaaaaacaaaggtGTCTAAAGCAATCAACCGTAAATACCAATCAAGATTTCCACAAAATCACCTTATATATCTAAAGCAAGAATCATCCAAAATCCTGACCCAATACGTTAATTGTAAAGGTAGACTAGTATGATAACCAGTATAATAGATTAGAATATGAGATCAATTCTGCACCGAATTGGTAAAATGACACCAGTACAAAGCCAGAACCATAAAATATATTCCATAAGTTAGTTTTGGAAGAATCTAGAATTCAACAAAAGCTAGAGATCTGAACAGACAAATAAGACTCATCACATACAAAAGAACATGGGAGCCAGATACCAGAATGAATACataaagattcaagacacaaaAAAATGATCACAGAACACCAACAAAACTAGCAGCGACTTACGGCACCTACTGTTGCTTGCTTTCAGGAGGTTGCTCACCCTGATCACCAGGCTTATAGCCACCCTTCTGCACAACACAATAACAACAATCAGAATAATTTTACGCCAGAAATCAGtgtaacaaattatatttagaagaaatttaacaatatattcaaaaatatcaTCTTCTACCCAGAATTTAGCAAATTTACATCATgtaaaagagaagaaaaaacaaTTTGGTCTATGGCTGAATAACTATGTAACTTAATCGGATATTGCAAAAAATATATTACCTTCTTTCTGTTTTTGCCCTTGGTCTCtccatcgtcatcatcatcaacatcatcctcatcgtcttcttcgtcatcttcctcatcatcctcatcatcatcttcaagaCCTTCAAAGGCATCCGCAGCTTCACTCGTAAACCAAGAGACGGCATGAGGGATTATCTTATCCCGGATGGTTGAactttatgtatgtatatgttatttttagatCTCAGAtatgacaaacttacaaaaatgaTAACTGGTAAGACTAACAATGTCCAAAACTCACCCAATGTCATAGTCTTGTTTCATCTGACTTAGAAGCTCTTCGGCCTGCAAATCAAATACTTGCATCAGTTGCTATAACTCTAtaagaattaaattaaaagCTTGATCAAGGATGCAAGTTCTTAAAAGATTTTACCATGTCTTCATCAATGTCAGCCTCATCTTCAGCACTTGTGGAGGAttaaagaagttgaaaaatctTTCACAGTCCTCGGTCTTGGTTATGGCTTTACCATTCTTGGATCCCTTCTGTGGCTTCTTTTTCAATATCTTTTGTGTCAAGCATTTTCCAGGTAACCATTCAATCTCTGTTCCTATTGCCTTCTCTAAAATAGGCTCATCGTCATCAATCATATGATAAACTTTTGTCAAAACAGAGTTCTTAAAAAATGGATTGGTGTCAAAGAAAAACTCAATCCTTAAATCCCTTGGGATCATCTATACGACACCACTTAATGTCCTTCAGATATTTGAGAGCTTCTTCATCACATTCTGAAATCTGGTAGTAATAcacatgattaaaaaaaatttaactctACAATCAATCACCCCAATCCATGTAACTAAAAACAGTGTGTAACTCCTCAGCCAATATCTCATTGGTCTTCATTGCATTTAACCAAAAACTTGGCACGCCCTTGTCTATAAAATCCATTTAGCAAGGCCATTGTCGTTAATTTATAGCAGgacagaaaaagaaaagaaagaagtaaTTATAGTATTAAAAACTGAATACCTTATTTAGCTTTATCATCTGTACCATCCATTGTAGCTTCATCATTGACTCCATCAACAAAAACAACACCATTCACAATGTCGTATCTCTGCAAATTTCACATCATAATTAAGAACAGAAAGCAGCATTAAAATGGAAAATCTGGCCCTGGTAAGCTAACTGCAAATTACAAAATACTCCAGTCCACACCTTTGAATATAATGGAGCATACAGTTGTTGGTATTTTGCTTTCAGAACTGCTCTTTCTTCGAAGAACTTGGCCTCAAGCTCATCATGTTCACTCTGTACATTGATAGGATATAAGTAACACTTGGCATTGCATAAAGACTAGTAAAATAATGTGGAAAACGCTAAAGGTTATGTGGTAAAGTATAAACTTAACCCGGTTTAGAAAGTCAAAAATCATGGattgatatcatataaaaaCAAGCTACAACAACCATTATATTTTGGTTGGCTTAAATATTTAAGGTCGAGTTAATAAGATAGTAGTTGGTATGCAGATAGTATGTCAACTATAATATTATCAGGCAGACATCACATAACACACATAACACACATGGATatttatgaataaataaaaactaataactAGAATACAATAGACCAACACGTCCAAGAAAGGTATCTGGTGAGAATGTTAGATGTGACAcgcaaaatgaaaataaaaaagagtgaATGAGGAGAATCATTTACAAGTTAAGTAAAGCATATGTTGCCACATACTCATCTCAATTTTAATAATCTCATAAACAAACAATTACTTGAAAAACAAGGAGGTGTTTAGCTAAGCTAATACGTAATAGTTCATCTTATATCAATCAGCAACAAAAAATCGAGCTCATGCTTCGTAGCTTAAATCTCCCCCACCCCcatacacaaacacacacatgttTTAACTATTCACAGCCAGCTACATAAATCAATATCAATGAACCTCAAAAACAATTgttaaattacatatatacaacaaatataatatactagcttgtaatatatattaaattatacttaaccacaacaatcaaaatctagaaaatcaataaaaataccTGGATTCCTCTTAAAACTTCAACTCTCTTCCTGACAGTTGGTGTCAATTCTGAAGAACAGTAGGGTGTAGTCTTGCCAAGTACTGAAGCTTATCCTGCATACCCAATAACACCCATCAAAaccgtatgtatatatatacatatacaataaacCCTATATTTAACAGGAAATTAAAAACTTCATAAGGAAAAAAACCTTTAAGGAATTAACAAGTCCAGCACGATCCTCATCACTAAGagctacaaataaaaaataaatatatcaattatataatttaggattaaaaaaaaaacaggatTTGGGGAGAAACGAAAAAGAGGGTTACATGAAGCGGCGGCGGGAAAGGAATCGTCGAGATCGGAAACATCAAACTGTTCTTTCTTGTTATTAGCCATGAAACCAAACCCTATAGttaattatacaaataaaaacttaaaaaaaagaaatataaaaagatGTCGATGAAGAGAAAAGGAGGGAAagaaagatatagatatagggATTCCGTTTGCAAAATGAAAGAAGGGGTGGGTAGGTGTCCGATtgatatacaaaattacaaagaGTGTTTGTTGATTCGGTTTGGGTTTTTTAGATGGGCTGGGCTGGATGAATGAATGTTAAAACAAGTTGGACTAAACCATGATTGGGTTTAGATGGCTGATTGCGCATCACTTattgatggatggatggatCATGGATGGATGAATGAGTAAATGGatgttgtaatttgtaaatgtaaatgtaaacCCGTTTTATATGGATTTTGGGTCACGCTGTATGGGAAGTTTTAGATGTAAACAATATTATCTCTATTTGGGTAAAGAGATTGCTTCCAAGTTTTATCTAAATGATAGAATAAAATCTCTCACCTTTGCATGGGGTCAGGATTGAACCATTGTTTCCAAAGACAGGGGTGTTAACCACTTAATCCAGGGACGGAGCCAGAACTTATTCTGtaagggggcaaatttaaaattctcttgttatatttattagagttaTTTTTgaaggaaattttttttaagaattgaCCCTCACATGAGATTTAGAAAATATGGACTCTTAAAATGTGTGAGTGTTAGTTATGAGAACTTGAACATTGGTCATTGCAATTTTGGCAAATGTGCAAAAGGAGGGGTTGCATtgtattaaacaacataaaataagttTATCGAAATCAATGATATGCAATTTAGTCTCTACATAAATTTTCAcctgactattgtgattactattatataataatttgaaaagaaatatcATTTTCACATACAGCTATATTATTTATCAATGTATGATAcattaactcaaacaaatagaacacttttttcaacttctctttttaaactctattaaaaatcaatttatctcaagatttttaatttatcaatagaggattttatctcaaaactaatgcttccaacataagtaacatacttcCAAAGAAGCGACGTATGACAACGATTGTgacatttatatgtattttctgtttatttatatttttcaagaacaaaattacaaatataccttt
The Erigeron canadensis isolate Cc75 chromosome 2, C_canadensis_v1, whole genome shotgun sequence DNA segment above includes these coding regions:
- the LOC122587303 gene encoding putative hydrolase C777.06c isoform X2, which produces MVINGASLTTRFTHLTRQRHLSFFHNNSNPLSVSPSKYGPPFQFHFSPAAASLHSISSVQKGEQVSIEQSEIIFMGTGTSEGIPRVSCLTDPLKKCPVCSKAVEPRNKNKRLNTSILIRYPRPSGVSNILIDAGKFFYQSALRWFPTYGIRTLDAVVITHSHADAIGGLDDLRDWTNNVQPHIPIYVAERDFEVMKKTHYYLVDTSVVTPGAAVSELQFDIIHEKPFIVHDLKFTPLPVWHGRNYRSLGFRFGNVCYISDVSEIPEETYPLLRDCEILIMDALRPDRSSSTHFGLPKALEEVRKIQPKRTLFTGMMHLMDHEIVNEGLLKLKETEGLDVQLSYDGLRVPIDL
- the LOC122587303 gene encoding putative hydrolase C777.06c isoform X1 — encoded protein: MVINGASLTTRFTHLTRQRHLSFFHNNSNPLSVSPSKYGPPFQFHFSPAAASLHSISTAAGVQKGEQVSIEQSEIIFMGTGTSEGIPRVSCLTDPLKKCPVCSKAVEPRNKNKRLNTSILIRYPRPSGVSNILIDAGKFFYQSALRWFPTYGIRTLDAVVITHSHADAIGGLDDLRDWTNNVQPHIPIYVAERDFEVMKKTHYYLVDTSVVTPGAAVSELQFDIIHEKPFIVHDLKFTPLPVWHGRNYRSLGFRFGNVCYISDVSEIPEETYPLLRDCEILIMDALRPDRSSSTHFGLPKALEEVRKIQPKRTLFTGMMHLMDHEIVNEGLLKLKETEGLDVQLSYDGLRVPIDL